A single Myxocyprinus asiaticus isolate MX2 ecotype Aquarium Trade chromosome 50, UBuf_Myxa_2, whole genome shotgun sequence DNA region contains:
- the LOC127439040 gene encoding protein shisa-5-like, translating to MASTVPALLLLLAVLVTATFADYECKSYVTSGGAFKPSINCNFLQFCCGTCDDRYCCSNVAKILTEDAQDSCFFNYNNIKPIAIGVTVAGVAVIVSFFFICCVCPCCCLYKMCRKPRPVMGATTTTVITQYPQQPVIQGAQYPPYQPAPPQSGYGTQPAYGGQPMPTGPYQGQPYVAGPVPPYQEAGGPGYPVPYSQAAYPEHPPVQPGFTHPPPPTDYSSNQPTYNPSYVDPPKIGY from the exons ATGGCCTCAACCGTCCCGGCTCTTCTGCTCCTGCTTGCCGTTTTAGTTACGGCGACATTCG ctgattATGAATGCAAGAGCTACGTAACCAGTGGTGGTGCATTCAAGCCCTCCATCAACTGCAATTTTTTGCAGTTTTGCTGTGGGACCTGTGATGACAGATACTGCTGCTCCAATGTGGCGAAGATCTTAACCGAAGACGCTCAAGACAGTTGTTTTtt CAACTACAACAACATTAAGCCTATCGCTATAGGTGTAACAGTAGCGGGGGTTGCAGTCATTGTAAGTTTCTTCTTCATCTGCTGCGTCTGTCCCTGCTGCTGTCTCTACAAAATGTGCAGAAAACCTAGAC CTGTGATGGGAGCAACAACAACTACAGTCATAACACAATACCCTCAGCAGCCTGTTATCCAGGGAGCTCAGTACCCACCATACCAACCTGCGCCCCCTCAGTCAGGGTATGGCACTCAGCCAGCATATGGAGGGCAACCCATGCCAACTGGACCATATCAGGGACAGCCATATGTAGCAGGACCAGTACCCCCATATCAGGAGGCTG GAGGCCCAGGATATCCTGTTCCCTACAGTCAGGCAGCATACCCTGAACATCCACCAGTTCAGCCGGGTTTCACTCATCCACCTCCACCAACAGACTACAGCTCGAATCAGCCAACCTACAACCCCTCGTATGTGGATCCACCAAAGATCGGTTACTAA
- the LOC127439039 gene encoding ATR-interacting protein-like, whose amino-acid sequence MDFPPRKRLKGHEVSAGPDPFDDDIDFTQDDLAQIDIIASQATTGDGQNSGSKKTFGSVFACPDEQSKVPVRSGRKTFTLGEGCSSSNSYTNKEPQRKHVFADEHSSKDKEDLYYKQLEEQQAELKKKLKEVEEEILMKNGEIRVLRDSLRLANQEKEQQRQSQLALEKEKAHAQSEREKELSRKVQSLQSELHFKEAEMNEMKGKLQSVERGGKLTGTPARNTVHSPAGRSFMTKESFLAELSKRKSPIKGQLLEDGKPAQSESSSTEEPHSERNLRSDPHQEDCPLLKLLLQQPLDPSSLGLCHLLSISPDTLPNVLTQHGYITPESLANSSSSSTEFRAFHRPQARFHELQNLAMSALTTIALRHPTNVSRNGDTATLQRSCPAAVHFLPLLSYHISTYSQSLESVESSGKTSLHGSSLSSSSDSSLASSLEESLSSQEEFALAAMKALYHLVCYSSEALEMMLCHPDGEIPERSDVNGPQCSKNFLDTAEHVNGESPHRSHTQIPLLRRLLQLADPGFLTGAGQKEAVVSTSLRALCMLAEKAQEDQLLRLKVVMSSQVLTKCLTLETSCKIVHLSVRFLSCIIYSDDMATKLCSHEFPCLLLRIFQYVTSRPDKFVSEDAWSRLELEVIGLLTKLLMQKTGTWAALGESSCPCINEVVRTVVVVLHKQWLRTKRRESQMVSNRIWTSTGFQVLRESLMLLHWLLLNDSSFSEHCLDVLHMYDQVIPAIRDTFRLVPDLSESEELALEEICRSETEYVEDMDTGP is encoded by the exons ATGGATTTCCCACCGAGGAAGCGGCTGAAGGGCCATGAGGTGTCAGCTGGACCCGACCCGTTTGACGACGACATCGATTTCACCCAGGACGACCTGGCCCAGATTGACATCATTGCATCACAGGCCACCACTGGAGACGGTCAGAACAGCGGCTCGAAGAAAACGTTTGGTTCAGTGTTCGCTTGCCCTGACGAGCAGAGCAAAGTGCCTGTGAGATCCGGCCGAAAAACATTTACCCTCGGAGAAGGTTGCAGTAGCAGCAATTCATATACCAACAAAGAACCACAAAGGAAACATGTCTTTG CTGATGAGCATTCCAGTAAAGACAAAGAAGATCTGTACTACAAACAATTAGAGGAACAACAAGCAGAGCTGAAGAAAAAG CTGAAAGAGGTGGAGGAGGAGATCCTGATGAAGAACGGCGAGATCCGAGTGTTGCGGGACTCTCTGAGACTGGCCAATCAGGAGAAAGAACAGCAGAGGCAGAGCCAGCTCGCTCTGGAGAAAGAGAAAGCTCACGCTCAGAGTGAACGAGAGAAGGAGCTCTCCAGGAAG GTCCAGTCGCTGCAGTCAGAGTTGCACTTTAAAGAAGccgaaatgaacgaaatgaaagGGAAGCTTCAGAGTGTTGAGCGTGGAGGAAAGCTAACTGGCACACCTGCGCGAAACAC TGTCCACTCTCCTGCGGGTCGTTCATTTATGACGAAGGAGAGCTTCTTAGCTGAGCTGTCCAAGAGAAAATCTCCAATCAAAGGCCAGTTATTAGAGg ATGGGAAACCAGCTCAGTCCGAAAGTTCCTCAACAGAAGAGCCACATTCAGAGAGAAACCTCCGATCAGACCCCCATCAGGAAG ATTGTCCATTACTAAAACTTCTGCTGCAGCAACCACTAGATCCGAGTTCTCTGGGTCTCTGTCACCTGCTGTCAATCAGTCCTGACACTCTGCCAAACGTCCTAACACAGCACGGCTACATCACCCC GGAATCGTTGGCAAATTCCAGCTCATCCTCTACAGAATTTAGAGCGTTTCATCGCccacaagctcgatttcacgaaCTGCAGAATCTTGCTATGTCTGCACTGACCACAATAGCTCTCCGTCACCCTACAAATGTATCGCGTAACGGCGACACTGCTACTCTCCAACGAAGCTGCCCTGCCGCGGTCCACTTCCTCCCCCTACTCTCCTACCACATCAGCACATACTCTCAGTCGCTGGAATCTGTTGAGAGTTCTGGAAAGACATCGCTTCATGGAAGCTCGCTGTCAAGTTCATCTGACTCCAGCTTGGCCTCAAGTCTTGAGGAATCGCTCAGCAGTCAAGAAGAGTTTGCATTGGCTGCCATGAAAGCTCTTTATCACCTAGTGTGCTACAGCAGTGAAGCTCTGGAGATGATGTTATGCCACCCAGATGGAGAGATCCCAGAGCGATCCGATGTGAACGGGCCACAGTGTTCAAAGAATTTCCTCGACACTGCAGAACATGTGAATGGAGAGAGCCCACACAGGTCCCACACCCAAATCCCTCTACTCAGGAGGCTTCTACAGTTGGCAGATCCGGGGTTCCTTACCGGTGCTGGCCAGAAGGAGGCAGTAGTGAGCACCAGTCTGAGGGCTCTGTGTATGCTAGCTGAGAAAGCACAGGAGGACCAACTGCTGAG ACTCAAGgttgtcatgtcaagtcaagtgtTGACGAAATGCCTGACTCTGGAGACTTCCTGCAAAATAGTCCATCTGTCTGTGAGGTTCCTATCATGTATCATCTACAGTGACGATATGGCCACTAAACTCTGTTCACATGAAT TTCCATGTCTTCTTCTGAGAATATTCCAGTATGTCACCTCCAGGCCAGATAAGTTTGTTTCAGAGGACGCGTGGAGTCGTTTGGAACTTGAG GTTATCGGGTTATTGACCAAACTTTTGATGCAAAAGACTGGCACATGGGCTGCTCTGGGTGAATCATCCTGCCCGTGTATAAACGAG GTGGTGCGGACGGTGGTGGTGGTTTTACACAAGCAGTGGCTGAGAACGAAAAGGCGAGAAAGTCAAATGGTGAGTAATCGCATCTGGACGAGTACTGGATTCCAGGTACTGCGAGAGTCGCTAATGCTGCTGCACTGGCTGCTGTTAAACGACTCGTCATTTTCTGAACACTGTCTGGACGTGCTGCACATGTACGATCAGGTCATTCCCGCCATCAGAGACACATTCCGACTGGTCCCAGATCTGTCCGAGAGTGAAG AACTGGCTCTAGAAGAGATCTGCCGCTCTGAAACCGAATATGTTGAAGACATGGACACGGGGccttaa
- the LOC127439041 gene encoding protein BTG1-like yields MKTEVSTAANFVTRLLRGTGLLSEEQLQQFRFSLEEALGDHYQHHWFPNAPCRGSGYRCIRINHKMDPLIGKAACTIGITKERLFSLLPSELTMWVDPYEVSYRIGEDGSICVLYESVPPSDTNQTPADSCKDELRIGRTSPSKSFGMMTCSS; encoded by the exons ATGAAAACTGAGGTCTCGACTGCTGCTAACTTTGTCACTCGTCTGTTGAGAGGAACAGGATTGCTTTCAGAAGAACAGCTGCAACAATTCAGATTCTCTTTGGAAGAAGCTTTGGGGG ATCATTATCAGCATCACTGGTTCCCAAATGCACCTTGCCGCGGTTCTGGTTACAGGTGCATCCGGATCAACCATAAGATGGACCCTTTGATTGGCAAAGCCGCCTGTACGATTGGAATCACAAAGGAACGGCTCTTCTCACTACTTCCAAGTGAGCTCACCATGTGGGTCGACCCCTACGAAGTGTCCTACCGGATCGGAGAGGACGGATCCATATGTGTTCTCTACGAGTCCGTGCCTCCGTCCGACACGAATCAAACACCAGCGGACAGCTGCAAAGATGAACTAAGAATTGGACGGACAAGCCCGTCTAAATCGTTTGGCATGATGACTTGTTCTAGCTGA